The sequence ATTTTCCCCATCTACCCTTGGGCTGCTCAATTGTACTTGAACGCAAAGCCAAAGAATATATTTTAAACAATATTCGTCAAGCTACTCAGCTCAATACAAAGCAATTATTGCTGAAGCTCCAGAACTTTAGACACCAATCTAACCTTCCTTTGACACTGCGAAACTTCTGTGAGTTTTACCACATTGCTTTACCTCAACTCTACAAGCGCGGTAGTTGGAAACGGTTATGTGCAGATGCTGGCATAATACCTGATTTTCCAACAACACATGAAGTAGAAATTACCCGAGCAATCAGTAAAAAATGGCTTTCCTGCCAGTCTACGTCTTATTTCGAATTTATTCTCAAACTGGCTCGTGCACATTTTGCAGTACCATTAGAAACTTTATCTGAAGTAGAACGTCAAATGTGTGTGATGTTGCACTATGATGTCTGGCAAGAGCGTGGAGGTTTTGCCAGCCTGGAAGAAAGTATTCAAGCTATAGGCCACAATCCTATTTTAACCAAAGAAATTATAGAAGTGCTGGAATGGAAGGTAGACAAAGTTGATTTTCTGGAGAAAGAATTATTTCTGCCTTACACCCAACCACTCAAAATACACAGTCGCTATACCCGTGAGCAAATCTTGGCAGGATTTGGTTTCTCAACCTTCGAAAAGAAATCAAGTAATCGGGAAGGAGTTGCCTTGCACAAAGAAAAGAATACAGAATTGCTATTTGTTACCTTACAAAAATCAGAAGAGAACTTTTCACCAACAACTCTCTACCACGACTTCGCCATCAGTGAAACACTCTTTCACTGGCAATCTCAGAATACGACAAGTCCCACTAGTTCTAAGGGTCAATCATATATCAAACACAAAGAGCAAGACAGAAAAATTTTACTCTTTGTTCGCGAACGTAATGAAGACGAATATGGTAACACCATGGGATATGTATTTCTGGGTGCAAGCAAGTTAGAAAACCATTCAGGCTCTAAACCGATGAATATCACCTGGCAACTTCAGGAACCTATGCCAGCTTATTTATGGAAAGATTCAGCTAAGATGGCTGTTGGGTGAGGTTAGTTAATATCATTTATTCCAATAGTTATAGTTTAGCTAACTCACCCTATTTCTTACTACAGAGTATATTTATCTCTTCTAACAATTTTTCCCATTGGTCTGCCAATAGACTATCTACATAGACACCAAAATTTTCTATTTCATTCTGTTCAATTTCTGTATACATTTTTTCACCAATGTGAATCCATGCCTTGCTCTGCCGTTTATTTTTGATGTCTATCTGATTTGCATATTTTGCTTCCAATGCTACAATATCTTCAATAGAAAGCCTTTTCCAAGCCTCCATTGTATCTTCTACTATCCATAAAGCAAACTTAAATTGATGCTTGTCGAATAACTCATCGAAATATAGGTATCCACGAAAATTAGAGTTTTTGCTGTATTGCAAACTTACATAACCATCATAAGATCGTTGCCACTCCCATCCCGATTTATCTAAATGAAGGGAAATACTCTCTGCAAGAAAACCTAATGCCTCAATTTGTAATTGACATAATTCATTAATCTTTGAAGCATGCTGCATATAAAATTTTAAGTCTGCATTCATGCCTTCTGTGCTCTCTCCCATAGATTCTAGATTTAGTATGAAGTCTCGTAAAAACATTAGGTATTTATCACCTGCCTTTTGCCAGTAGTTTCCCAATCCGGCATTAATTTTCTTTAACCATTCACTGTGCGTAATATTTACAAAGTGTGTGTGATTTGTTTCTAAAGGATATAATGATAATACTACACCTCTTTTATTCTCATCAGAAACCTTTATACTTGAATAGTAATCTTCCAGATCATTATTTAGTGCAGCATAAATTTTGTTTTCAATGATGACCGCCTTTCTGTAAGAATCTTTAGTATCCCTTTCTGCAATAAGCAAATCAATAGAGCCTCGTCCGGTAAAATGTTCACGAATTATTGTAAAACTATCTGCTTCCCAGAGTAAATCATTAGTTTTATTACTCTTTGAATTAATTAATTCTGTAAGGCTATCCAGAAACAATGTTCCAAAACCATGCTCCTTCTGAGGGTCTAAAAAGAACGCATACCAATTGCTACATATATCTTCATAATGAGCATTACCTGATATATCAAATAACGTTAGAGGCTTCTCTGGCTTCTTTTCAAGAGTATAGCTAAGCACCTCAGCATAGTATTTTTCAGATTCTTCTATTGTTCTCATACAGTCATGCAATATCACAGATAAAGTGAAAAATGAAACAGGAAAAACACCCTTTTTTCTAGAGTCTTTTTTCTTATTTCTATATCATCAATTGCCATCTTTTCACTTCATATGATTTACTAATCTATTACCTCTCCTTCATACAAAAAAAACCTCGGCCCCCACACTTACTACCTCCTATTTTATTTATCCAAAAGCTACACCCATAAGTACAATACCACTGAACTAAAACGAACTAATCATAAGCAAACTGTGCCTTTTGACCGTTGTTATACTGATCAAAACTACGGTCAGTTTCGTGTATATAGAATGCCGATATTTGTAAAGTCAATCAGCCAGAACCCCAGCTTTTCGCGACAAGCTTGCCACGCCCTGGGAGTGGATCGGGGAAAAATCTGAGTCTGATGACGGCATTCTCTATCTATAACCCCTTACACAAACTGATTTATTTATGGCACTATCTATAGCCCTATTGACCTCAAGAACCGACTGTGACAAGGTTCTTACCAAGTTAAGTGACATCAAAGAAAACCTGGAGTTTCGGCAAATCTCCCTGACCCGTAGCAAAGACAATGCAGCCGAGCGGGCGTCAGACATCGATGCCGATCTGGCAGCCGCGGAAGCCGAAGTGGAATCGCTGATTGCGATCATTGCAGCCCTTCCCGAAAGTGCCACCAAAACTGAGATGGAAAACCGTAAAGTGCGCGCCGACTATCGGTTGTTTACATTGCAGCAACGCAAAGCCCAGTTTGGTACTACTGCTGTGATCCTATACGAGTCTGAGCTGGACGAAATCGAACAACGGTTGTCGGTAGTAGATGGCTCTATGTTGGAGGTAACCACTCACAAAGCTACCCTGCCTGCTACCTAATCCGGTACAGGTAAGTAGCCCACGAAGCAGTAGCACCACAGTCTACTGCTTCTTTTTTATCGGATTTGTTTCACTATACGCTTTATTCTTTATGAAAACCCTGATTCTGGTATCGGCCTTGTGTTTTGTGACGGGTGTGGCTCTGGGTGTGTTTACAGAACATCGCCTGAACCCAACGGAAGTATATGCCTGTGAGGTAATTGATTACAACCAGATCGAGGCAATTGTGGCTAAACACGCAGTTGCCCGTCAGATACAACCACTGGATGTAGAGAAGATCAAGCACGTCCGTCAGTTTACGTATGCCCCCGTGTTTTGTGTGAAGGATACATGTAACGGTCGGTAAATTACCCTGATTGGCGCAGACGATGTTTGGTATAATCCGAACCAATGTAGGGGCGCACCTGTGTGTGCGCCTGG is a genomic window of Xanthocytophaga agilis containing:
- a CDS encoding PD-(D/E)XK nuclease family protein; the protein is MRTIEESEKYYAEVLSYTLEKKPEKPLTLFDISGNAHYEDICSNWYAFFLDPQKEHGFGTLFLDSLTELINSKSNKTNDLLWEADSFTIIREHFTGRGSIDLLIAERDTKDSYRKAVIIENKIYAALNNDLEDYYSSIKVSDENKRGVVLSLYPLETNHTHFVNITHSEWLKKINAGLGNYWQKAGDKYLMFLRDFILNLESMGESTEGMNADLKFYMQHASKINELCQLQIEALGFLAESISLHLDKSGWEWQRSYDGYVSLQYSKNSNFRGYLYFDELFDKHQFKFALWIVEDTMEAWKRLSIEDIVALEAKYANQIDIKNKRQSKAWIHIGEKMYTEIEQNEIENFGVYVDSLLADQWEKLLEEINILCSKK